TTTCTCCTGAACAAATATATACTTAATAGAAGAATCATCTATCATATACTTTAAACGTTCAGGTGGATAATCGGGTGCCAATGCTAAATAAGCAGAGCCAGAAAAAAGAATACCCCATATGCCAATAAATTGTTCTAATGATGGTTCAACAAAAACACCTATGCATTCATTTTCATTGCAATTTAAATAACGTAAATAATTTGCAACATGTAAACTTAAGTGTGCCAATTGCCAAAAACTAAGTTTATCTTCTTCATGTGCAACAGCTATATTATCCGGTGTATAACGTACATTTGATAAGAAAAGACCAGGAAGGCAACCATTTACTTTATACTCAAAATATTTTTCCTTATCACTAGACCAAAAAATGCTTACTTTATTATCATGCAAAGAATGATCTAGAGCCATTGATTCATTAATCTTCATTTCGAAGTTTTTTATATTTAATAATTTTTCCCAAGATTTATTATATATTACTGGATGCATTATTTTATTCATAATTAAAACAACCTCTTAATTAACTAAGATATGAAATTAAAATACCCTGATTCAGAATAGTCTTTACCTGCTTCTTTGAATCTTACTTTAGGAAAAGAATACCCATTTTTCAAATACATTCTTGCGAAATACAAAGAAGATTTATCATTAATTCCTATACCTTTCAACGCCTTTAATTCATTATCTGAGATTTTAAAATCAATACTATTTATATACTCAATAAGTATATTTTTAAGTTAATCAGATAAACTATCTGCATTACTGTTACAATCGATAACACGATAACCTGATTTTCTGCCTGTCCTTATGAAATCGAAGATAATACTTTCTGAGCCTGAACGAATAACATTGCAACAACTCGCTTTGAATCATCCCCACCGGGATATCCGTACGCGAGGAACGGGTTTGCTCATGCTTGCCAGAGGGAGCAAGCCGTCCCAGATCACCGCTGAAATAGGATGCAGTCTCCGGGTTATCTATAATTGGGTTCACATGTGGCACAATTCAGGGATAGCGGGATTATTAGGCGGTCATGCTGGAGGCCGGTATCTCGCTATGACGCCTGAAATGATTGCCACTGCGGTCGAAGCTGCCTGTGCAGAGTCCCTAACTCTCGCACGGATAGCCCAGTGCGTTGAGGCAAAGCATGGGCCCCTGCGTTGTACGCTTGAAACGCTGGCAAATACCCTGAAAAAGCAGGGGCTCACCTATAAACGCACCCGTCTATCGCTTAAAAAAAGCGCAACGAAACGGAGTTTGCTAACAAATCCGCCTTGCTGAATAAAATTAAGGCTGGAGCACAGTTAGGCCATTACCGTTTGGTCTATTTTGATGAGGCGGGTTTTGCCGCATCTCCTCCGGTGCAATATGGATGGAGTCCACGGGGTAAGCCCCATGAAACTGAGCCTCAAGAGCATGACAGGCGGTCAGTTCTGGGGGCGTTAAATTACACGGATAACACGCTGTTTTACCAGACAACGTCAGGCAGTATCACGCGAGATGACGTGATTGATTTTTTAGAGCAGCTCGCCCAACAAGGGGACAACCGCCTGACATTTTTAGTGTTGGATAATGCGCGTATCCATCACGGGATTGAAGAAAAAATCAGAAATAGCTGGTTACGAGAACACAACCTGTTTTTATTCTACCTTCCCGC
This genomic interval from Xenorhabdus doucetiae contains the following:
- a CDS encoding AMP-binding protein gives rise to the protein MNKIMHPVIYNKSWEKLLNIKNFEMKINESMALDHSLHDNKVSIFWSSDKEKYFEYKVNGCLPGLFLSNVRYTPDNIAVAHEEDKLSFWQLAHLSLHVANYLRYLNCNENECIGVFVEPSLEQFIGIWGILFSGSAYLALAPDYPPERLKYMIDDSSIKYIFVQEKLKSKVSNLVSEEIILS
- a CDS encoding helix-turn-helix domain-containing protein gives rise to the protein MKSKIILSEPERITLQQLALNHPHRDIRTRGTGLLMLARGSKPSQITAEIGCSLRVIYNWVHMWHNSGIAGLLGGHAGGRYLAMTPEMIATAVEAACAESLTLARIAQCVEAKHGPLRCTLETLANTLKKQGLTYKRTRLSLKKSATKRSLLTNPPC
- a CDS encoding IS630 family transposase encodes the protein MLNKIKAGAQLGHYRLVYFDEAGFAASPPVQYGWSPRGKPHETEPQEHDRRSVLGALNYTDNTLFYQTTSGSITRDDVIDFLEQLAQQGDNRLTFLVLDNARIHHGIEEKIRNSWLREHNLFLFYLPAYSPELNLIEIVWKQAKYHWRRFITWTQETMENELNTLLGGYGNQFAINFS